One region of Streptomyces davaonensis JCM 4913 genomic DNA includes:
- a CDS encoding BMP family ABC transporter substrate-binding protein, giving the protein MRRWTGVALSLVVLLTGGTACGSGARDAGGCAVGVAYGWPGRGDNWLNDLAAAGVDEARAEVGLGPRQVVELSPGDEDTEDHKAERLRQLAAEGCDLVVAVSGEYAGPLATVAADFPAVRFAVADAREITGPNIANLVFAAPEGSYLVGAAAALKSRTGRIGFLGGMRTRELEGFRAGYTAGALAVRPDVTVDNAWIDDGPGGFDDPERARRIATEMYSTGVDVVYQAAGLSGPGVFDAARKAGGLAVGVDVDQYRTAAPEVRDVILTSMIKRLDLAVRRIIVDAHRGDFRPGEIRFDLANNGVGYTTSGGHADDVVPRLEALKAQIVAGRISVPAR; this is encoded by the coding sequence GTGCGCCGATGGACGGGGGTCGCGCTGTCGCTGGTCGTGCTGCTCACGGGCGGCACGGCCTGCGGCAGCGGCGCCCGGGACGCGGGCGGCTGTGCGGTCGGCGTGGCCTACGGATGGCCGGGCCGCGGCGACAACTGGCTGAACGACCTGGCCGCGGCCGGCGTCGACGAGGCACGCGCGGAAGTGGGGCTGGGCCCACGGCAGGTCGTCGAGCTCTCCCCGGGTGACGAGGACACCGAAGACCACAAGGCGGAGCGGCTCCGGCAACTCGCCGCTGAGGGCTGTGACTTGGTCGTCGCGGTGAGCGGCGAGTACGCGGGCCCGCTCGCCACCGTCGCGGCCGATTTCCCCGCCGTCCGGTTCGCCGTCGCCGACGCCCGCGAGATCACCGGCCCCAACATCGCCAACCTCGTCTTCGCCGCACCCGAGGGGTCCTACCTCGTCGGCGCCGCCGCGGCCCTGAAGTCCCGCACCGGACGCATCGGCTTCCTGGGCGGCATGCGCACCCGCGAACTGGAGGGCTTCCGCGCGGGCTACACCGCCGGCGCGCTTGCGGTGCGGCCGGACGTGACGGTGGACAACGCCTGGATCGACGACGGTCCCGGCGGCTTCGACGACCCCGAGCGGGCCCGGCGCATCGCCACGGAGATGTACTCCACCGGCGTCGACGTCGTGTATCAGGCCGCCGGTCTCTCCGGGCCGGGCGTGTTCGACGCGGCCCGGAAAGCCGGCGGGCTGGCGGTGGGGGTCGACGTCGACCAGTACCGCACCGCGGCACCTGAGGTGCGGGACGTCATCCTCACCTCGATGATCAAACGCCTGGACCTGGCGGTCCGCCGGATCATCGTCGACGCCCACCGCGGCGACTTCCGGCCCGGAGAGATCCGTTTCGACCTGGCCAACAACGGCGTGGGCTACACGACTTCGGGTGGCCACGCCGACGACGTCGTGCCGCGCCTCGAAGCGCTCAAGGCGCAGATCGTGGCAGGCCGGATCAGCGTGCCGGCCCGCTGA
- a CDS encoding sensor histidine kinase, which produces MAAIVAMAAMTGFGIASESLAFGWDQPGRWAPDLLVGATFAGAACWAWPTARGAASLLALTSVAWFAANVQPGTLLFWHRGALIHLLLAYPGLWPRSRAARAGVAVGYAASIGNWWRYEAATIVLSAAVAGLLRHEHTCTGSRRARHRRVVLWAGTALCTVLAAGAAARLAVGATPLAMAPALWLYEAALCAVAVLAAQGIRGRSEPATVTDLVVELGEHRSGLLREGLVRALDDDSLVVGYWQAPHGNYLDPSGRPVKMPDAADGRTVTRIERDGHPFAVLVHDPAVLDDPALVAAVESATRLTAAHAALHAELRAQIDEVKASQRRLLFAADEERRQLERRLHEGPQQRLTALRETLRALGAKPDGPGADALARAGDRLDSTTDELRTLALGLHPRELGDGLRSALTTLAARHSLPVRLDVVDERFAGEFEAAVYYAVAEALANVIKHAEASRVEVEVRRADTTVLITVRDDGVGGADPSRGSGLKGLADRVEALGGTLGLVSDRGTGTVLSARIPLTRR; this is translated from the coding sequence ATGGCCGCCATCGTGGCGATGGCGGCCATGACCGGCTTCGGCATCGCCTCCGAGTCCCTGGCCTTCGGCTGGGACCAGCCCGGACGATGGGCCCCTGATCTCCTCGTTGGCGCCACGTTCGCCGGTGCCGCCTGCTGGGCCTGGCCGACGGCGCGCGGCGCCGCGAGCCTGCTCGCACTCACCTCCGTGGCGTGGTTCGCGGCCAACGTCCAGCCCGGGACACTGTTGTTCTGGCACCGGGGAGCCCTGATACACCTGCTCCTCGCGTACCCCGGCCTGTGGCCGCGCTCCCGCGCCGCCCGGGCCGGTGTCGCGGTCGGCTACGCGGCATCCATCGGGAACTGGTGGCGATACGAGGCCGCAACCATCGTGCTGTCGGCGGCGGTTGCCGGCCTGCTCCGCCACGAGCACACCTGCACGGGCAGCCGCAGAGCACGGCACCGCCGAGTCGTCCTGTGGGCCGGTACGGCCCTGTGCACCGTGCTGGCCGCAGGCGCCGCGGCACGGCTGGCCGTAGGGGCGACCCCCCTGGCCATGGCACCCGCCCTGTGGCTGTACGAGGCGGCCCTGTGCGCGGTCGCCGTACTGGCGGCCCAGGGCATCCGTGGGCGGTCCGAACCCGCCACGGTGACCGACCTCGTCGTGGAACTCGGCGAGCACCGCTCGGGGTTGCTGCGCGAGGGCCTGGTGCGGGCACTCGACGACGACTCGCTGGTGGTCGGCTACTGGCAGGCGCCCCACGGGAATTACCTCGACCCGTCCGGGCGGCCCGTGAAGATGCCGGATGCCGCGGACGGCCGTACGGTGACCCGGATCGAGCGGGACGGCCACCCCTTCGCGGTACTCGTGCACGACCCGGCCGTCCTCGACGATCCGGCCCTCGTGGCAGCCGTGGAGTCCGCGACCCGGCTGACCGCCGCGCACGCCGCCCTGCACGCCGAACTGCGGGCCCAGATTGACGAGGTGAAGGCATCTCAGCGGCGACTGCTGTTCGCCGCCGACGAGGAACGGCGGCAGTTGGAACGGCGGCTGCACGAAGGACCCCAGCAGCGCCTGACCGCCCTGCGCGAGACCCTGCGCGCGCTCGGCGCGAAACCGGACGGGCCGGGAGCCGACGCCCTCGCACGGGCCGGCGACCGTCTCGACAGCACCACGGACGAACTGCGCACGCTCGCACTCGGACTGCATCCGCGCGAACTCGGAGACGGATTGAGGAGTGCACTGACGACCCTGGCCGCACGCCACTCACTGCCGGTTCGGCTCGACGTGGTCGACGAGCGCTTCGCCGGCGAGTTCGAGGCCGCCGTCTACTACGCCGTCGCGGAGGCACTGGCGAACGTGATCAAGCACGCGGAGGCGTCTCGGGTCGAGGTCGAGGTGCGGCGCGCGGACACCACCGTCCTGATCACCGTACGGGACGACGGTGTCGGCGGTGCCGACCCGAGCCGCGGCAGTGGTCTGAAGGGGCTCGCCGACCGCGTCGAGGCGCTCGGCGGCACCCTCGGCCTCGTCTCCGACCGGGGGACGGGGACCGTCCTTTCCGCCCGCATCCCCCTCACCCGTCGGTGA
- a CDS encoding PASTA domain-containing protein, with product MKRTRGRARGSVALVVVLVVVGLMATACVSAGRVAVQAVARGVPTASPFFKKAIGLGADVALGEALSHIGGEVRGDEPGLYGGAKDSARCDKAKLVDFLGRPENRRKAEEWARVQRLDSVREIPGFVKKLTPVLLRGDTLIKNHDYKKGKATAFYALLEAGIAVLVDELGRPAVQCSCGNPLDAYDRDVEGAQVEFKGDNKKWASYDEKKMTKVRPAPEQQPVEVYELVDVEDPDTGLAREVGSDGTDDEVLPESPSPTGEPSSEETATSVVLPEVTGMPVDQARELLESQGMRSETTEETSDTHAPGTVISQTPLPGETAPPGSVVTLVVASGPPPVTDPPVTEEPTDGSVPSADSAASAPAADSGGATGG from the coding sequence ATGAAACGTACTCGGGGGAGGGCGCGCGGCTCCGTCGCGCTCGTGGTGGTTCTGGTTGTCGTCGGGCTGATGGCGACGGCGTGCGTCAGTGCCGGCAGGGTCGCGGTACAGGCAGTCGCACGTGGTGTGCCGACGGCATCTCCCTTCTTCAAGAAGGCGATCGGCCTCGGGGCGGACGTAGCTCTGGGCGAGGCGCTCAGCCACATCGGTGGTGAGGTACGGGGCGACGAACCCGGCCTGTACGGCGGGGCCAAGGACTCCGCCCGTTGCGACAAGGCGAAACTCGTCGACTTCCTGGGCAGGCCGGAGAACCGTCGCAAGGCCGAGGAGTGGGCCAGGGTCCAGCGGCTCGACAGCGTGCGCGAGATCCCCGGTTTCGTGAAGAAGCTGACGCCGGTACTGCTGCGGGGCGACACGCTCATCAAGAACCACGACTACAAGAAGGGCAAGGCGACGGCGTTCTACGCGCTGCTCGAAGCGGGTATCGCCGTCCTGGTCGACGAGTTGGGGCGGCCGGCCGTGCAGTGCAGCTGCGGCAACCCGCTCGACGCCTACGACCGCGATGTCGAAGGCGCGCAGGTGGAGTTCAAGGGCGACAACAAGAAGTGGGCCTCGTACGACGAGAAGAAGATGACCAAGGTGAGGCCCGCACCGGAACAGCAGCCCGTGGAGGTGTACGAGCTCGTCGACGTCGAGGACCCGGACACCGGTCTGGCCCGCGAGGTCGGCTCCGACGGCACCGACGACGAGGTCCTGCCCGAGTCGCCGTCACCGACCGGCGAACCGTCGTCCGAGGAGACGGCAACGTCGGTCGTGCTTCCCGAGGTCACGGGCATGCCGGTCGACCAGGCGCGCGAGCTGCTGGAGAGCCAGGGGATGCGGTCCGAGACGACCGAGGAGACGTCCGACACCCACGCACCCGGTACGGTCATCAGCCAGACTCCGCTGCCCGGTGAAACCGCTCCACCCGGCTCCGTGGTGACCCTCGTCGTGGCAAGCGGCCCGCCCCCGGTCACCGACCCTCCTGTGACGGAAGAGCCCACCGACGGCTCCGTTCCCTCCGCCGACAGCGCGGCGAGCGCCCCGGCCGCCGACTCCGGTGGCGCGACGGGCGGTTGA
- a CDS encoding response regulator transcription factor encodes MRLVVADDTMLTREGIARLLQDAGHDVVGQAEDGDDLVARTRVARPDAVVVDIRMPPTHTDEGLVAAQRIRAEQPGTGVLVLSQYIEPSYALRLIEERPEGVGYLLKERVSDVAVLTDALRRIRDDETVIDPAIVSRLMNRRRHLDPLQELSPREHEVLGLVAEGLSNKAIGMRLFITERTVEAHVTRVFQKLGLADHADAHRRVLVVLTYLRAHPDALRQP; translated from the coding sequence ATGCGATTAGTCGTGGCCGACGACACGATGCTCACCCGAGAGGGAATCGCCCGGCTGCTCCAGGACGCCGGCCACGATGTCGTGGGACAGGCCGAGGACGGGGACGATCTGGTCGCCCGGACCCGCGTGGCGCGACCGGACGCCGTGGTCGTCGACATCCGCATGCCGCCCACCCACACCGACGAAGGACTCGTCGCGGCCCAGCGCATCCGGGCCGAGCAGCCCGGGACCGGAGTGCTGGTGCTCTCCCAGTACATCGAGCCCAGCTACGCGCTCCGGCTGATCGAGGAGCGCCCCGAAGGCGTCGGGTACCTGTTGAAGGAGCGGGTGTCCGACGTGGCGGTCCTCACCGACGCACTGCGCCGGATCCGCGACGACGAGACAGTGATCGACCCCGCCATCGTCAGCCGGCTGATGAACCGCCGACGCCACCTCGACCCGCTCCAGGAGTTGTCGCCGCGCGAGCACGAAGTGCTCGGACTGGTAGCCGAAGGGCTGTCCAACAAGGCCATCGGGATGCGGCTGTTCATCACCGAGCGCACCGTCGAGGCCCATGTGACCCGCGTGTTCCAGAAGTTGGGCCTCGCCGACCACGCGGACGCGCACCGGCGGGTCCTCGTCGTGCTCACCTATCTGCGCGCCCATCCGGACGCCCTGCGGCAGCCGTGA
- a CDS encoding response regulator, with the protein MIDDHEAFRASARLLLEADGFVVVAESATGVDGVRAADRYGPELVVLDVRLPDIDGFEVAGRLARLADPPQVVLVSSRPAATYGPRVAHAPVRGFLLKSELSGAALRLLLA; encoded by the coding sequence GTGATCGATGATCATGAGGCGTTCCGGGCCTCGGCGCGGCTGCTGTTGGAGGCGGACGGCTTCGTGGTCGTCGCCGAGTCGGCCACGGGCGTGGACGGGGTGCGGGCCGCCGACCGGTACGGCCCCGAACTGGTCGTGCTGGACGTCCGGTTGCCCGACATCGACGGGTTCGAGGTGGCCGGCCGGCTGGCACGGCTGGCCGATCCGCCCCAGGTCGTCCTGGTCTCCAGCCGTCCCGCCGCCACCTACGGCCCGCGCGTCGCGCATGCTCCCGTGCGTGGCTTCCTGCTGAAGAGTGAGCTGTCCGGTGCCGCACTTCGCCTCCTTCTCGCCTAG
- a CDS encoding TRAP transporter substrate-binding protein — MPERGARMSMRWWGRRSAAAVLAAAVMAGCTTAAGQGDKAGGPGAPRALTLANGYANLDYEPAVAYFVDRVDEVSGGALRIEVAHEWGDFAVDSEQRVVRDVAAGKADLGWAGTRAFDSLGVRGFQALTAPLLVDSHALQGAVLDSGIPERMLPDLEPLGVTGLALLADGLRRPVGVRKPLLGPADWRGIAFGTARSEGQSSALRSLGAEPFEGLGPIRDRALEQGRIDGFEMYLIGHRINNYALRAPYITANVHLWPQTAALIADTDLLDGLTREQRGWLSEAATDAARRSPRLSDQESELVVQLCEAGVRFAMASAADLKGLRAAVRPEYARLGQDGRTKSFIAEIERLKAKLPRQPALDVPADCLV; from the coding sequence ATGCCTGAAAGGGGGGCCCGGATGAGCATGAGGTGGTGGGGTCGCCGGAGCGCTGCTGCGGTGCTGGCGGCGGCCGTGATGGCGGGTTGCACGACGGCGGCCGGGCAGGGGGACAAGGCCGGGGGGCCGGGCGCTCCGCGGGCGCTCACGCTCGCGAACGGCTATGCCAACCTGGACTACGAACCGGCCGTGGCGTACTTCGTCGACCGGGTGGACGAGGTGTCCGGCGGGGCGCTGCGGATCGAAGTGGCCCACGAGTGGGGCGACTTCGCCGTCGACTCCGAACAACGCGTGGTCCGGGATGTGGCGGCGGGCAAGGCCGACCTCGGCTGGGCGGGCACCCGGGCCTTCGACTCGCTGGGTGTACGGGGGTTCCAGGCGCTCACCGCGCCGCTGCTCGTCGACAGCCACGCCCTTCAGGGTGCCGTGCTCGACAGCGGCATTCCCGAGCGGATGCTGCCGGACCTCGAGCCGCTCGGCGTCACGGGACTGGCGCTGCTGGCCGATGGGCTGCGCAGGCCCGTGGGTGTGCGCAAGCCGCTGCTCGGACCGGCGGACTGGCGGGGGATCGCCTTCGGCACTGCCCGGTCCGAAGGACAGTCGAGCGCTCTGCGCAGCCTCGGTGCCGAGCCGTTCGAAGGGCTGGGCCCGATCCGCGACAGGGCCCTGGAACAGGGCCGGATCGACGGATTCGAGATGTACCTCATCGGCCACCGGATCAACAACTACGCCTTGCGCGCCCCGTACATCACGGCCAACGTCCACTTGTGGCCGCAGACGGCCGCGCTGATCGCCGACACGGACCTCCTCGACGGACTGACCCGCGAGCAGCGGGGCTGGCTGAGCGAGGCCGCCACGGACGCGGCCCGGCGCTCGCCGCGACTGTCGGACCAGGAAAGCGAATTGGTCGTGCAGCTGTGCGAGGCCGGGGTCCGGTTCGCGATGGCTTCCGCGGCCGACCTGAAGGGACTGCGGGCCGCTGTGCGGCCGGAATACGCTCGTCTCGGGCAGGACGGGCGTACCAAGTCCTTCATCGCGGAGATCGAGAGGCTGAAGGCGAAGCTGCCCCGGCAGCCGGCCCTCGACGTGCCCGCCGACTGCCTGGTCTAG
- a CDS encoding histidine kinase produces the protein MPVRLPRPGTARAVVFVATSAYAAGAATVMAVGTASVTSYARVSTPFAAASLVPGLSLLTAGQVLRRPPLARAQLPLLLLGVVWLAPLWAGWQGDTPVRSLLHAPGEGPALLRVIALAVPPFAVGALVHLAVAARPVRHGRALTVAAHASAGAVGASLLLFHDPYLDPHCWRVCAAGPTVLHADPGLTRAVQAASAVFIVAVGLLLALAVAADAAASRGVRHSQRSYVLIPVAVAGLAEAAYAATLLAHRAEDPARQPFAALFVARAAALTLVVLGLGWWAVRQRRRRIAVARLAAGLGAAPPPGSLRAALADALGDARLEVLYRLPESDGYVDATGAPARPAADRERVVTAIHRGGEPIAVVVHHRADAHDRQLEQQIGSAARLAIDNERLRASLLARLAQLRSARARIVETGDEARRRLERDLHDGAQQWLLAVTYELRLAHNAAAAAGDPRAPELADAVEEALAVLAELRETAHGIFPVVLHEAGLEPALWTLADRASVPVQIEAVPPERLPHAVERAVYAVVGAAVDAAQRHRAPFVEVRVERDEPNVVVHLQGVTLDPYDRVADRVGALGGWIENTQDGTRVGFPCD, from the coding sequence GTGCCCGTACGTCTGCCGCGCCCGGGGACCGCACGGGCGGTGGTGTTCGTGGCGACGTCGGCCTACGCGGCCGGTGCCGCCACCGTCATGGCCGTCGGCACCGCGTCGGTGACCTCGTACGCGAGGGTGTCCACGCCGTTCGCGGCGGCCTCACTCGTGCCGGGGCTGAGTCTGCTCACGGCCGGACAGGTCCTGCGGCGCCCCCCGCTCGCCCGTGCCCAACTGCCCCTGCTGCTACTGGGGGTTGTCTGGCTGGCGCCGCTGTGGGCGGGCTGGCAGGGGGACACACCGGTGCGTTCGCTGCTGCACGCGCCCGGGGAGGGGCCGGCGCTGCTGCGCGTGATCGCCCTGGCCGTGCCGCCGTTCGCGGTGGGGGCGCTCGTACACCTCGCCGTGGCCGCGCGACCGGTCCGCCACGGACGGGCGCTGACCGTCGCCGCCCACGCCTCGGCCGGTGCGGTCGGTGCGAGCCTGCTGCTCTTCCACGATCCGTATCTGGACCCGCACTGCTGGCGCGTGTGTGCCGCCGGGCCCACGGTGCTGCACGCCGATCCCGGCCTGACCCGAGCGGTGCAGGCGGCGTCCGCGGTGTTCATCGTCGCGGTGGGCCTGCTGCTCGCTCTGGCGGTGGCGGCGGACGCGGCCGCCTCCCGGGGCGTACGGCACTCGCAGCGGTCGTACGTCCTGATACCCGTCGCCGTCGCGGGCCTCGCCGAGGCGGCGTACGCCGCGACGCTCCTCGCGCATCGGGCGGAGGACCCGGCCCGGCAGCCCTTCGCCGCGCTGTTCGTCGCTCGGGCCGCCGCCCTGACCCTTGTCGTCCTCGGTCTCGGCTGGTGGGCCGTGCGCCAGCGCCGCCGCCGGATCGCCGTCGCCCGGCTGGCCGCCGGACTGGGCGCCGCCCCACCGCCCGGTTCGCTCCGGGCTGCCCTGGCCGACGCCCTCGGCGACGCCCGGCTGGAGGTGCTGTACCGGCTGCCGGAATCCGACGGCTACGTCGACGCCACCGGCGCCCCGGCACGGCCCGCGGCCGATCGCGAGCGGGTGGTGACCGCGATCCACCGGGGCGGCGAGCCGATCGCGGTCGTCGTGCACCACCGGGCCGACGCCCACGACAGGCAGCTGGAGCAGCAGATCGGCTCCGCGGCCCGGCTCGCCATCGACAACGAGCGGCTGCGTGCCTCCCTGCTGGCCCGGCTGGCCCAGCTCCGCTCCGCGCGCGCCCGCATTGTCGAGACCGGCGACGAGGCACGGCGCCGCCTCGAACGCGATCTGCACGACGGCGCCCAGCAATGGCTGCTGGCCGTCACCTACGAACTGCGGCTCGCGCACAACGCCGCGGCGGCCGCCGGTGATCCACGCGCCCCCGAGCTGGCGGACGCCGTGGAAGAGGCACTCGCGGTCCTGGCCGAGCTGCGCGAGACGGCCCACGGCATCTTCCCCGTCGTCCTGCACGAGGCGGGACTCGAGCCCGCGCTGTGGACGCTCGCCGACCGGGCGTCCGTACCCGTGCAGATCGAGGCCGTGCCGCCGGAGCGGCTGCCGCACGCCGTCGAGCGGGCGGTGTACGCCGTCGTCGGCGCGGCCGTGGACGCCGCTCAGCGCCACAGAGCGCCCTTCGTCGAGGTCCGTGTCGAACGAGATGAGCCGAATGTGGTCGTCCACCTCCAAGGAGTGACGCTCGACCCGTACGATCGGGTCGCCGACCGGGTCGGCGCGCTGGGCGGGTGGATCGAGAACACGCAGGACGGCACACGGGTGGGGTTTCCATGCGATTAG